DNA from Candidatus Omnitrophota bacterium:
CATGCATACGCCAATGGAGAATTGGTTTCTACCAAGGAATTTTATGAGGACAAGAGGATGATGCGCCTGACGCGGTTTGAGGGCGGGAAAACCGTTTCTCTCACGGAATATTATCCCAAAGGCGCCACCATGAGGGAAAAGTTCCTGCAGAACGGCCAGATGGTCCAGCTCAATGAATATTATGATACCGGAAGCGTGATGTACAAAAAATACTACAAGGACAGCCTTCTCCTGAAGACGGAAGAATACGATGTTCAGGGCAATTTGTTGAATGTTCAGAAATTTTAAATTTCTTGCTGAAAGAATGCGGCGATGCCCTTCTGTCCGGTCTCTGCCCGATGCCTCTTCCGCCCCGGATTCCCGCCAGGAGGGGCGCGCAAAGCCATGAAAACACTGGTTTTTACATCCTTCCTGATGTTCGGTTTGTCGTCTGTTGTCCGGGCTGTCGAGGACGACCCTTACGCGTCCCGCCGGGACGCCATGGTCGAGTCCCAGATCCGGGCCAGGGGCGTTTCCGATCCCGCGGTCCTGGAAGCCATGCGCAAGGTCAAGCGGCATGTGTTTGTTGCGCCGGCAGCGAGGGATTTCGCGTATGAGGATTATCCCTTGTCCATCGGCCACGGCCAGACGATTTCCCAGCCGTTCATCGTGGCCTACATGACGGAGGTCTTGAAATTAACGAAGCAGGACAAGGTCCTGGAGATCGGTACCGGCTCCGGATATCAGGCCGCCGTTCTGGCCGAGATCGTTGCCGAGGTTTATACCATTGAGATCGTCAAGGAATTGGCCGAGCAGTCTTCCCGGCGTTTCCAGCAGATGGGGTACAGGAACATTCATGTGAAATCGGGAGACGGTTTTCAGGGCTGGAAAGAACACGCCCCGTATGACGCCATCATCGTGACGGCCGCGCCGTCGGAAATCCCCGAAGAGCTTGTTAATCAGCTGAAGGTCGGCGGCCGGATGGT
Protein-coding regions in this window:
- a CDS encoding protein-L-isoaspartate(D-aspartate) O-methyltransferase; its protein translation is MKTLVFTSFLMFGLSSVVRAVEDDPYASRRDAMVESQIRARGVSDPAVLEAMRKVKRHVFVAPAARDFAYEDYPLSIGHGQTISQPFIVAYMTEVLKLTKQDKVLEIGTGSGYQAAVLAEIVAEVYTIEIVKELAEQSSRRFQQMGYRNIHVKSGDGFQGWKEHAPYDAIIVTAAPSEIPEELVNQLKVGGRMVIPVGTVTQELYLITKTERGGREEKLIPVRFVPMVEGE